From the genome of Lutzomyia longipalpis isolate SR_M1_2022 chromosome 2, ASM2433408v1, one region includes:
- the LOC129790166 gene encoding far upstream element-binding protein 1 isoform X4, with the protein MSDYSSVAPPQSQPNFSQSSAFAAALQRAKQIAAKIHPNSQQQQQQQQGTKRSLDDATEPDNKKFSAGGDFGNAQGAAMTPAAMQAAAQAAAVAARLSVNPNATVNEEIKIPDKMVGLIIGRGGEQISRLQSESGCKIQMAPDSGGSPERICSLSGPREAVNRARDLIQKIVAQHGNGAIEVVSHTTLPSLGSANSNYGPGGDRGGGGGSGGGGGGGGGGGGGGGYPAYQEMMIPGSKVGLVIGKGGETIKMLQEKTGAKMIVIQDGPGQELEKPLRISGDPQKVEHAKQLVYELIQEKEAFQNRGGFNHGAGGAGGHGPGGHGGGAGGGMMGPGSEQMEVFVPKVAVGVVIGKGGDMIKKIQGETGCKLQFIQGRGDSPGDRRCYIQGSKQQVDDAKRMIDDLIENVMRRENGDRGMNRNGGGGGGGGNFGDFGKPMREEVSFVVPASKCGIIIGRGGDTIKQINQQTGAHCEMDRKAQNNNNEKTFIIRGNPDQIEHARSIISEKIGLEINLIGGSGGGGGGGQNYQVMQGSSGSTGYPQQWGYTPQSWDQQQQQQQSQVQINPSTGQPDYSQQWIEYYRSMGLHREADMIEQQQKAKQVVQSPQALVTGANAPNGAPVQAQSAMASVPAQQMQQAAGGQPDYSAQWAEYYRSIGKVEEAEAIENQIKASKSSMPSSTSSSTLPGYNMPSGGSNPGSQNIVPAAGAYPQGYPAGPYAAYSGAAAAAAAAAAAAAAAAATRGGNGPPTAGVATSTPQPPATEGKK; encoded by the exons aaCCAGACAATAAGAAGTTCAGTGCTGGAGGAGACTTTGGGAATGCACAGGGTGCAGCAATGACTCCAGCAGCAATGCAAGCAGCTGCCCAGGCGGCTGCCGTGGCTGCGCGGCTATCGGTAAATCCGAATGCAACGGTTAATGAGGAAATTAAAATCCCCGATAAGATGGTTGGGCTCATCATTGGACGCGGCGGTGAACAAATTTCACGACTTCAATCGGAATCGGGATGTAAAATACAAATGGCACCCGATTCAGGTGGCAGTCCCG agagaatCTGCTCCCTGAGCGGCCCCAGGGAAGCTGTCAATCGCGCAAGAGATTTGATTCAGAAGATTGTAGCTCAGCACGGCAATGGGGCCATTGAAGTGGTCAGCCATACGACTCTGCCGTCACTTGGTAGTGCAAATTCAAATTACGGACCTGGAGGAGATAGAGGTGGTGGCGGTGGATCCGGTGgcggcggcggcggcggcGGTGGTGGAGGTGGCGGTGGTGGATACCCAGCGTATCAGGAGATGATGATTCCAGGCTCCAAAGTTGGGCTGGTCATTGGCAAGGGGGGTGAGACAATTAAAATGCTCCAAGAGAAGACTGGAGCCAAAATGATCGTCATCCAGGATGGCCCAGGGCAGGAGCTT gagAAACCACTGAGGATATCCGGAGATCCGCAAAAGGTTGAACACGCAAAGCAGCTGGTGTATGAGCTTATTCAGGAGAAGGAAGCATTCCAGAATAGAGGAGGATTCAATCATGGTGCCGGAGGTGCCGGTGGCCATGGTCCTGGTGGACACGGCGGAGGAGCTGGGGGTGGCATGATGGGTCCCGGAAGTGAGCAAATGGAA GTATTTGTGCCGAAAGTTGCTGTTGGTGTTGTCATTGGCAAGGGTGGCGATATGATTAAGAAGATTCAAGGGGAGACTGGGTGCAAATTGCAATTCATCCAGGGCCGTGGAGATTCCCCCGGTGATCGTCGATGCTACATTCAGGGATCGAAGCAACAGGTGGACGATGCCAAGCGAATGATCGATGATCTCATTGAGAATGTCATGCGACGCGAGAATGGAGATCGTGGAATGAATCGCAATGGCGGTGGCGGGGGAGGCGGAGGGAATTTCGGGGACTTTGGAAAGCCAATGCGTGAAGAGGTGTCATTTGTGGTGCCAGCATCCAAATGCGGCATCATTATTGGTCGCGGTGGGGACACAATTAAGCAGATTAATCAGCAAACTGGGGCCCACTGCGAAATGGATCGGAAAGCGCAGAATAACAACAATGAGAAGACTTTCATAATCCGCGGGAATCCCGATCAAATTGAACATGCTCGCAGCATTATTTCCGAAAAGATTGGCTTG GAAATTAATCTTATCGGAGGTAGCGGAGGTGGTGGAGGCGGTGGACAGAATTATCAAGTGATGCAGGGTTCATCGGGTAGCACGGGGTACCCACAGCAGTGGGGCTACACACCACAGTCGTGGGatcagcagcaacagcaacagcAGTCGCAAGTACAAATAAACCCAAGCACCGGTCAACCTGATTATTCACAGCAGTGGATTGAGTACTATCGCTCAATGGGGCTACACCGTGAGGCGGACATGATTGAGCAGCAGCAGAAGGCGAAGCAAGTTGTGCAGTCCCCACAGGCTCTTGTTACGGGTGCAAATGCACCAAATGGGGCTCCTGTGCAGGCGCAATCAGCCATGGCAAGTGTGCCGGCACAGCAAATGCAGCAAGCAGCTGGCGGACAACCGGACTACAGTGCCCAGTGGGCGGAATACTACCGGAGTATTGGGAAAGTAGAGGAAGCCGAAGcgattgaaaatcaaattaaagctTCAAAG TCATCAATGCCGTCGTCAACGTCATCATCAACACTGCCGGGATACAATATGCCAAGTGGAGGATCGAATCCAGGATCCCAGAATATTGTTCCAGCAGCTGGAG CTTACCCACAAGGCTACCCAGCTGGCCCCTACGCTGCGTACTCCGGTGCTGCAGCTGCTgccgctgctgctgctgccgccgccgctgctgctgctgcaaccCGCGGGGGCAATGGGCCACCAACAGCTGGCGTAGCTACATCAACACCACAGCCACCAGCTACTGAGGGCAAAAAGTAA
- the LOC129790166 gene encoding far upstream element-binding protein 3 isoform X3, with translation MSDYSSVAPPQSQPNFSQSSAFAAALQRAKQIAAKIHPNSQQQQQQQQGTKRSLDDATEKMYLEPDNKKFSAGGDFGNAQGAAMTPAAMQAAAQAAAVAARLSVNPNATVNEEIKIPDKMVGLIIGRGGEQISRLQSESGCKIQMAPDSGGSPERICSLSGPREAVNRARDLIQKIVAQHGNGAIEVVSHTTLPSLGSANSNYGPGGDRGGGGGSGGGGGGGGGGGGGGGYPAYQEMMIPGSKVGLVIGKGGETIKMLQEKTGAKMIVIQDGPGQELEKPLRISGDPQKVEHAKQLVYELIQEKEAFQNRGGFNHGAGGAGGHGPGGHGGGAGGGMMGPGSEQMEVFVPKVAVGVVIGKGGDMIKKIQGETGCKLQFIQGRGDSPGDRRCYIQGSKQQVDDAKRMIDDLIENVMRRENGDRGMNRNGGGGGGGGNFGDFGKPMREEVSFVVPASKCGIIIGRGGDTIKQINQQTGAHCEMDRKAQNNNNEKTFIIRGNPDQIEHARSIISEKIGLEINLIGGSGGGGGGGQNYQVMQGSSGSTGYPQQWGYTPQSWDQQQQQQQSQVQINPSTGQPDYSQQWIEYYRSMGLHREADMIEQQQKAKQVVQSPQALVTGANAPNGAPVQAQSAMASVPAQQMQQAAGGQPDYSAQWAEYYRSIGKVEEAEAIENQIKASKSSMPSSTSSSTLPGYNMPSGGSNPGSQNIVPAAGAYPQGYPAGPYAAYSGAAAAAAAAAAAAAAAAATRGGNGPPTAGVATSTPQPPATEGKK, from the exons aaaaaatgtatttagaaCCAGACAATAAGAAGTTCAGTGCTGGAGGAGACTTTGGGAATGCACAGGGTGCAGCAATGACTCCAGCAGCAATGCAAGCAGCTGCCCAGGCGGCTGCCGTGGCTGCGCGGCTATCGGTAAATCCGAATGCAACGGTTAATGAGGAAATTAAAATCCCCGATAAGATGGTTGGGCTCATCATTGGACGCGGCGGTGAACAAATTTCACGACTTCAATCGGAATCGGGATGTAAAATACAAATGGCACCCGATTCAGGTGGCAGTCCCG agagaatCTGCTCCCTGAGCGGCCCCAGGGAAGCTGTCAATCGCGCAAGAGATTTGATTCAGAAGATTGTAGCTCAGCACGGCAATGGGGCCATTGAAGTGGTCAGCCATACGACTCTGCCGTCACTTGGTAGTGCAAATTCAAATTACGGACCTGGAGGAGATAGAGGTGGTGGCGGTGGATCCGGTGgcggcggcggcggcggcGGTGGTGGAGGTGGCGGTGGTGGATACCCAGCGTATCAGGAGATGATGATTCCAGGCTCCAAAGTTGGGCTGGTCATTGGCAAGGGGGGTGAGACAATTAAAATGCTCCAAGAGAAGACTGGAGCCAAAATGATCGTCATCCAGGATGGCCCAGGGCAGGAGCTT gagAAACCACTGAGGATATCCGGAGATCCGCAAAAGGTTGAACACGCAAAGCAGCTGGTGTATGAGCTTATTCAGGAGAAGGAAGCATTCCAGAATAGAGGAGGATTCAATCATGGTGCCGGAGGTGCCGGTGGCCATGGTCCTGGTGGACACGGCGGAGGAGCTGGGGGTGGCATGATGGGTCCCGGAAGTGAGCAAATGGAA GTATTTGTGCCGAAAGTTGCTGTTGGTGTTGTCATTGGCAAGGGTGGCGATATGATTAAGAAGATTCAAGGGGAGACTGGGTGCAAATTGCAATTCATCCAGGGCCGTGGAGATTCCCCCGGTGATCGTCGATGCTACATTCAGGGATCGAAGCAACAGGTGGACGATGCCAAGCGAATGATCGATGATCTCATTGAGAATGTCATGCGACGCGAGAATGGAGATCGTGGAATGAATCGCAATGGCGGTGGCGGGGGAGGCGGAGGGAATTTCGGGGACTTTGGAAAGCCAATGCGTGAAGAGGTGTCATTTGTGGTGCCAGCATCCAAATGCGGCATCATTATTGGTCGCGGTGGGGACACAATTAAGCAGATTAATCAGCAAACTGGGGCCCACTGCGAAATGGATCGGAAAGCGCAGAATAACAACAATGAGAAGACTTTCATAATCCGCGGGAATCCCGATCAAATTGAACATGCTCGCAGCATTATTTCCGAAAAGATTGGCTTG GAAATTAATCTTATCGGAGGTAGCGGAGGTGGTGGAGGCGGTGGACAGAATTATCAAGTGATGCAGGGTTCATCGGGTAGCACGGGGTACCCACAGCAGTGGGGCTACACACCACAGTCGTGGGatcagcagcaacagcaacagcAGTCGCAAGTACAAATAAACCCAAGCACCGGTCAACCTGATTATTCACAGCAGTGGATTGAGTACTATCGCTCAATGGGGCTACACCGTGAGGCGGACATGATTGAGCAGCAGCAGAAGGCGAAGCAAGTTGTGCAGTCCCCACAGGCTCTTGTTACGGGTGCAAATGCACCAAATGGGGCTCCTGTGCAGGCGCAATCAGCCATGGCAAGTGTGCCGGCACAGCAAATGCAGCAAGCAGCTGGCGGACAACCGGACTACAGTGCCCAGTGGGCGGAATACTACCGGAGTATTGGGAAAGTAGAGGAAGCCGAAGcgattgaaaatcaaattaaagctTCAAAG TCATCAATGCCGTCGTCAACGTCATCATCAACACTGCCGGGATACAATATGCCAAGTGGAGGATCGAATCCAGGATCCCAGAATATTGTTCCAGCAGCTGGAG CTTACCCACAAGGCTACCCAGCTGGCCCCTACGCTGCGTACTCCGGTGCTGCAGCTGCTgccgctgctgctgctgccgccgccgctgctgctgctgcaaccCGCGGGGGCAATGGGCCACCAACAGCTGGCGTAGCTACATCAACACCACAGCCACCAGCTACTGAGGGCAAAAAGTAA
- the LOC129790166 gene encoding far upstream element-binding protein 3 isoform X1 produces the protein MSDYSSVAPPQSQPNFSQSSAFAAALQRAKQIAAKIHPNSQQQQQQQQGTKRSLDDATEKMYLEPDNKKFSAGGDFGNAQGAAMTPAAMQAAAQAAAVAARLSVNPNATVNEEIKIPDKMVGLIIGRGGEQISRLQSESGCKIQMAPDSGGSPERICSLSGPREAVNRARDLIQKIVAQHGNGAIEVVSHTTLPSLGSANSNYGPGGDRGGGGGSGGGGGGGGGGGGGGGYPAYQEMMIPGSKVGLVIGKGGETIKMLQEKTGAKMIVIQDGPGQELEKPLRISGDPQKVEHAKQLVYELIQEKEAFQNRGGFNHGAGGAGGHGPGGHGGGAGGGMMGPGSEQMEVFVPKVAVGVVIGKGGDMIKKIQGETGCKLQFIQGRGDSPGDRRCYIQGSKQQVDDAKRMIDDLIENVMRRENGDRGMNRNGGGGGGGGNFGDFGKPMREEVSFVVPASKCGIIIGRGGDTIKQINQQTGAHCEMDRKAQNNNNEKTFIIRGNPDQIEHARSIISEKIGLEINLIGGSGGGGGGGQNYQVMQGSSGSTGYPQQWGYTPQSWDQQQQQQQSQVQINPSTGQPDYSQQWIEYYRSMGLHREADMIEQQQKAKQVVQSPQALVTGANAPNGAPVQAQSAMASVPAQQMQQAAGGQPDYSAQWAEYYRSIGKVEEAEAIENQIKASKSSMPSSTSSSTLPGYNMPSGGSNPGSQNIVPAAGGFAPTSTQYPQFFGGANPNQPTAYPQGYPAGPYAAYSGAAAAAAAAAAAAAAAAATRGGNGPPTAGVATSTPQPPATEGKK, from the exons aaaaaatgtatttagaaCCAGACAATAAGAAGTTCAGTGCTGGAGGAGACTTTGGGAATGCACAGGGTGCAGCAATGACTCCAGCAGCAATGCAAGCAGCTGCCCAGGCGGCTGCCGTGGCTGCGCGGCTATCGGTAAATCCGAATGCAACGGTTAATGAGGAAATTAAAATCCCCGATAAGATGGTTGGGCTCATCATTGGACGCGGCGGTGAACAAATTTCACGACTTCAATCGGAATCGGGATGTAAAATACAAATGGCACCCGATTCAGGTGGCAGTCCCG agagaatCTGCTCCCTGAGCGGCCCCAGGGAAGCTGTCAATCGCGCAAGAGATTTGATTCAGAAGATTGTAGCTCAGCACGGCAATGGGGCCATTGAAGTGGTCAGCCATACGACTCTGCCGTCACTTGGTAGTGCAAATTCAAATTACGGACCTGGAGGAGATAGAGGTGGTGGCGGTGGATCCGGTGgcggcggcggcggcggcGGTGGTGGAGGTGGCGGTGGTGGATACCCAGCGTATCAGGAGATGATGATTCCAGGCTCCAAAGTTGGGCTGGTCATTGGCAAGGGGGGTGAGACAATTAAAATGCTCCAAGAGAAGACTGGAGCCAAAATGATCGTCATCCAGGATGGCCCAGGGCAGGAGCTT gagAAACCACTGAGGATATCCGGAGATCCGCAAAAGGTTGAACACGCAAAGCAGCTGGTGTATGAGCTTATTCAGGAGAAGGAAGCATTCCAGAATAGAGGAGGATTCAATCATGGTGCCGGAGGTGCCGGTGGCCATGGTCCTGGTGGACACGGCGGAGGAGCTGGGGGTGGCATGATGGGTCCCGGAAGTGAGCAAATGGAA GTATTTGTGCCGAAAGTTGCTGTTGGTGTTGTCATTGGCAAGGGTGGCGATATGATTAAGAAGATTCAAGGGGAGACTGGGTGCAAATTGCAATTCATCCAGGGCCGTGGAGATTCCCCCGGTGATCGTCGATGCTACATTCAGGGATCGAAGCAACAGGTGGACGATGCCAAGCGAATGATCGATGATCTCATTGAGAATGTCATGCGACGCGAGAATGGAGATCGTGGAATGAATCGCAATGGCGGTGGCGGGGGAGGCGGAGGGAATTTCGGGGACTTTGGAAAGCCAATGCGTGAAGAGGTGTCATTTGTGGTGCCAGCATCCAAATGCGGCATCATTATTGGTCGCGGTGGGGACACAATTAAGCAGATTAATCAGCAAACTGGGGCCCACTGCGAAATGGATCGGAAAGCGCAGAATAACAACAATGAGAAGACTTTCATAATCCGCGGGAATCCCGATCAAATTGAACATGCTCGCAGCATTATTTCCGAAAAGATTGGCTTG GAAATTAATCTTATCGGAGGTAGCGGAGGTGGTGGAGGCGGTGGACAGAATTATCAAGTGATGCAGGGTTCATCGGGTAGCACGGGGTACCCACAGCAGTGGGGCTACACACCACAGTCGTGGGatcagcagcaacagcaacagcAGTCGCAAGTACAAATAAACCCAAGCACCGGTCAACCTGATTATTCACAGCAGTGGATTGAGTACTATCGCTCAATGGGGCTACACCGTGAGGCGGACATGATTGAGCAGCAGCAGAAGGCGAAGCAAGTTGTGCAGTCCCCACAGGCTCTTGTTACGGGTGCAAATGCACCAAATGGGGCTCCTGTGCAGGCGCAATCAGCCATGGCAAGTGTGCCGGCACAGCAAATGCAGCAAGCAGCTGGCGGACAACCGGACTACAGTGCCCAGTGGGCGGAATACTACCGGAGTATTGGGAAAGTAGAGGAAGCCGAAGcgattgaaaatcaaattaaagctTCAAAG TCATCAATGCCGTCGTCAACGTCATCATCAACACTGCCGGGATACAATATGCCAAGTGGAGGATCGAATCCAGGATCCCAGAATATTGTTCCAGCAGCTGGAGGTTTTGCTCCCACTAGCACACAATACCCACAATTTTTTGGTGGAGCTAATCCTAACCAACCCACAGCTTACCCACAAGGCTACCCAGCTGGCCCCTACGCTGCGTACTCCGGTGCTGCAGCTGCTgccgctgctgctgctgccgccgccgctgctgctgctgcaaccCGCGGGGGCAATGGGCCACCAACAGCTGGCGTAGCTACATCAACACCACAGCCACCAGCTACTGAGGGCAAAAAGTAA
- the LOC129790166 gene encoding far upstream element-binding protein 1 isoform X2 encodes MSDYSSVAPPQSQPNFSQSSAFAAALQRAKQIAAKIHPNSQQQQQQQQGTKRSLDDATEPDNKKFSAGGDFGNAQGAAMTPAAMQAAAQAAAVAARLSVNPNATVNEEIKIPDKMVGLIIGRGGEQISRLQSESGCKIQMAPDSGGSPERICSLSGPREAVNRARDLIQKIVAQHGNGAIEVVSHTTLPSLGSANSNYGPGGDRGGGGGSGGGGGGGGGGGGGGGYPAYQEMMIPGSKVGLVIGKGGETIKMLQEKTGAKMIVIQDGPGQELEKPLRISGDPQKVEHAKQLVYELIQEKEAFQNRGGFNHGAGGAGGHGPGGHGGGAGGGMMGPGSEQMEVFVPKVAVGVVIGKGGDMIKKIQGETGCKLQFIQGRGDSPGDRRCYIQGSKQQVDDAKRMIDDLIENVMRRENGDRGMNRNGGGGGGGGNFGDFGKPMREEVSFVVPASKCGIIIGRGGDTIKQINQQTGAHCEMDRKAQNNNNEKTFIIRGNPDQIEHARSIISEKIGLEINLIGGSGGGGGGGQNYQVMQGSSGSTGYPQQWGYTPQSWDQQQQQQQSQVQINPSTGQPDYSQQWIEYYRSMGLHREADMIEQQQKAKQVVQSPQALVTGANAPNGAPVQAQSAMASVPAQQMQQAAGGQPDYSAQWAEYYRSIGKVEEAEAIENQIKASKSSMPSSTSSSTLPGYNMPSGGSNPGSQNIVPAAGGFAPTSTQYPQFFGGANPNQPTAYPQGYPAGPYAAYSGAAAAAAAAAAAAAAAAATRGGNGPPTAGVATSTPQPPATEGKK; translated from the exons aaCCAGACAATAAGAAGTTCAGTGCTGGAGGAGACTTTGGGAATGCACAGGGTGCAGCAATGACTCCAGCAGCAATGCAAGCAGCTGCCCAGGCGGCTGCCGTGGCTGCGCGGCTATCGGTAAATCCGAATGCAACGGTTAATGAGGAAATTAAAATCCCCGATAAGATGGTTGGGCTCATCATTGGACGCGGCGGTGAACAAATTTCACGACTTCAATCGGAATCGGGATGTAAAATACAAATGGCACCCGATTCAGGTGGCAGTCCCG agagaatCTGCTCCCTGAGCGGCCCCAGGGAAGCTGTCAATCGCGCAAGAGATTTGATTCAGAAGATTGTAGCTCAGCACGGCAATGGGGCCATTGAAGTGGTCAGCCATACGACTCTGCCGTCACTTGGTAGTGCAAATTCAAATTACGGACCTGGAGGAGATAGAGGTGGTGGCGGTGGATCCGGTGgcggcggcggcggcggcGGTGGTGGAGGTGGCGGTGGTGGATACCCAGCGTATCAGGAGATGATGATTCCAGGCTCCAAAGTTGGGCTGGTCATTGGCAAGGGGGGTGAGACAATTAAAATGCTCCAAGAGAAGACTGGAGCCAAAATGATCGTCATCCAGGATGGCCCAGGGCAGGAGCTT gagAAACCACTGAGGATATCCGGAGATCCGCAAAAGGTTGAACACGCAAAGCAGCTGGTGTATGAGCTTATTCAGGAGAAGGAAGCATTCCAGAATAGAGGAGGATTCAATCATGGTGCCGGAGGTGCCGGTGGCCATGGTCCTGGTGGACACGGCGGAGGAGCTGGGGGTGGCATGATGGGTCCCGGAAGTGAGCAAATGGAA GTATTTGTGCCGAAAGTTGCTGTTGGTGTTGTCATTGGCAAGGGTGGCGATATGATTAAGAAGATTCAAGGGGAGACTGGGTGCAAATTGCAATTCATCCAGGGCCGTGGAGATTCCCCCGGTGATCGTCGATGCTACATTCAGGGATCGAAGCAACAGGTGGACGATGCCAAGCGAATGATCGATGATCTCATTGAGAATGTCATGCGACGCGAGAATGGAGATCGTGGAATGAATCGCAATGGCGGTGGCGGGGGAGGCGGAGGGAATTTCGGGGACTTTGGAAAGCCAATGCGTGAAGAGGTGTCATTTGTGGTGCCAGCATCCAAATGCGGCATCATTATTGGTCGCGGTGGGGACACAATTAAGCAGATTAATCAGCAAACTGGGGCCCACTGCGAAATGGATCGGAAAGCGCAGAATAACAACAATGAGAAGACTTTCATAATCCGCGGGAATCCCGATCAAATTGAACATGCTCGCAGCATTATTTCCGAAAAGATTGGCTTG GAAATTAATCTTATCGGAGGTAGCGGAGGTGGTGGAGGCGGTGGACAGAATTATCAAGTGATGCAGGGTTCATCGGGTAGCACGGGGTACCCACAGCAGTGGGGCTACACACCACAGTCGTGGGatcagcagcaacagcaacagcAGTCGCAAGTACAAATAAACCCAAGCACCGGTCAACCTGATTATTCACAGCAGTGGATTGAGTACTATCGCTCAATGGGGCTACACCGTGAGGCGGACATGATTGAGCAGCAGCAGAAGGCGAAGCAAGTTGTGCAGTCCCCACAGGCTCTTGTTACGGGTGCAAATGCACCAAATGGGGCTCCTGTGCAGGCGCAATCAGCCATGGCAAGTGTGCCGGCACAGCAAATGCAGCAAGCAGCTGGCGGACAACCGGACTACAGTGCCCAGTGGGCGGAATACTACCGGAGTATTGGGAAAGTAGAGGAAGCCGAAGcgattgaaaatcaaattaaagctTCAAAG TCATCAATGCCGTCGTCAACGTCATCATCAACACTGCCGGGATACAATATGCCAAGTGGAGGATCGAATCCAGGATCCCAGAATATTGTTCCAGCAGCTGGAGGTTTTGCTCCCACTAGCACACAATACCCACAATTTTTTGGTGGAGCTAATCCTAACCAACCCACAGCTTACCCACAAGGCTACCCAGCTGGCCCCTACGCTGCGTACTCCGGTGCTGCAGCTGCTgccgctgctgctgctgccgccgccgctgctgctgctgcaaccCGCGGGGGCAATGGGCCACCAACAGCTGGCGTAGCTACATCAACACCACAGCCACCAGCTACTGAGGGCAAAAAGTAA